In Apium graveolens cultivar Ventura chromosome 10, ASM990537v1, whole genome shotgun sequence, the following are encoded in one genomic region:
- the LOC141689272 gene encoding jasmonate-induced oxygenase 2-like — MSCDKGWPEPIVRVQSLSDGGATLIPDRYVKPPSDRPCDSSTSLANVNIPIIDFSGLYGDDREETLRQISVACREWGFFQAVNHGVSPQLMDQAQQVWREFFHQPMEVKQTYANSPTTYEGYGSRLGIQKGAILDWSDYYYLHYLPCCLLDQNKWPALPSSLREVIAEYSRQVVKFGGELMKALSINLGLSEDHLQNAFGGENVGACLRVNFYPKCPQPDLTLGLSSHSDPGGVTFLLPDQHVAGLQVRKNNNWITVKPSPHAFIVNIGDQIQVLSNAIYKSVEHRVIVNSNNERISLAFFYNPKSDLAIEPVKKLVTPERPAMYTAMSFDEYRLFIRTRGPQGKSQVESLKSPK; from the exons ATGAGTTGTGATAAAGGTTGGCCTGAACCAATTGTTCGTGTCCAATCTTTATCGGACGGTGGAGCCACCTTGATCCCTGATCGATACGTCAAGCCCCCTTCCGATAGGCCTTGCGATTCTTCGACTTCTTTAGCTAACGTAAATATTCCTATTATAGATTTTTCGGGGCTTTACGGAGACGATCGAGAAGAGACTTTGAGGCAAATCTCGGTTGCTTGTCGAGAGTGGGGGTTTTTTCAAGCGGTGAATCATGGAGTGAGCCCTCAACTAATGGACCAAGCGCAACAAGTTTGGAGAGAGTTTTTTCATCAGCCTATGGAAGTGAAACAAACTTATGCCAATTCGCCAACGACTTATGAAGGGTATGGAAGTCGATTAGGTATTCAAAAAGGTGCAATTCTTGATTGGAGTGATTACTATTATCTTCACTACCTTCCTTGTTGTTTGTTGGATCAAAACAAATGGCCTGCTCTTCCTTCTTCGCTCAG GGAAGTGATTGCTGAGTACTCGAGGCAAGTAGTGAAGTTTGGTGGTGAACTGATGAAGGCTTTATCAATAAACCTAGGCTTAAGTGAGGATCATCTTCAAAATGCTTTCGGAGGCGAGAACGTTGGAGCTTGTTTAAGAGTGAATTTTTATCCAAAATGTCCGCAACCTGATTTGACCTTAGGGCTTTCGTCTCACTCGGATCCCGGAGGAGTCACATTTCTTCTTCCTGATCAGCATGTTGCCGGACTTCAAGTCCGGAAAAACAATAACTGGATTACAGTCAAGCCAAGCCCTCATGCTTTCATTGTCAATATCGGTGATCAGATTCAG GTTCTAAGCAACGCGATTTATAAGAGTGTAGAGCACAGGGTGATTGTAAATTCAAACAACGAAAGAATCTCTCTGGCATTTTTCTACAATCCGAAGAGTGATTTGGCGATAGAGCCGGTGAAGAAGCTGGTGACACCGGAGAGACCAGCAATGTACACAGCCATGAGTTTTGACGAATACAGACTTTTCATAAGGACTAGAGGTCCCCAGGGTAAATCTCAGGTGGAGTCTTTAAAGTCTCCCAAATGA